One window from the genome of Anticarsia gemmatalis isolate Benzon Research Colony breed Stoneville strain chromosome 8, ilAntGemm2 primary, whole genome shotgun sequence encodes:
- the LOC142975080 gene encoding large ribosomal subunit protein eL22-like → MAVTKKPAPKKGQLHQKTGKKGVKGGKIRGKGIKRKINLKFMIDCTHPTEDSILDVGNFEKYLKERVKVEGKTNNLGNHVVIARDKTKITINADIPFSKRYLKYLTKRYLKKNNLRDWLRVVASAHDSYELRYFNINADSDNEDNED, encoded by the exons ATGGCAGTAACAAAGAAGCCAGCGCCTAAAAAAGGCCAATTGCACCAGAAGACTGGTAAGAAGGGAGTCAAAGGTGGCAAAATCCGCGGTAAAGGCATCAAGCGGAAGATCAACCTGAAGTTCATGATCGACTGCACGCACCCCACTGAGGATAGCATCTTGGACGTTGGCAACTTCGAGAAATACCTGAAGGAGCGCGTCAAAGTTGAGGGCAAAACAAATAACCTCGGCAATCACGTTGTCATCGCTAGGGACAAGACGAAAATCACCATCAACGCAG ACATTCCCTTCTCAAAGAGGTATCTGAAGTACCTGACCAAGCGTTACCTCAAGAAGAACAACCTCCGTGACTGGTTGAGAGTGGTGGCGTCCGCGCACGACTCGTACGAGCTCCGTTACTTCAACATCAACGCTGACAGCGACAATGAAGACAATGAGGATTAA